Proteins co-encoded in one Odontesthes bonariensis isolate fOdoBon6 chromosome 24, fOdoBon6.hap1, whole genome shotgun sequence genomic window:
- the LOC142375113 gene encoding uncharacterized protein LOC142375113, producing the protein MAAIDLEVGLQRRGRGWGQERPDLMDNFDSEMQEWEDQLQDIQRKIEELYNEVQARRGANDSTTDNQKNGSSLECGLGHHGNGLFAPGHHSVNHPGDVAVPHRYSNSCNYSPNGYSYPGSHQNGYGHCRSNGVSEIGDLLQDYLGKGTQMSRKNNGARHVHFSDTIKVNQGISAHQDETRRRSRNQRLGQEQVLGSFEETENRKNQVSYMKNSPCRESSPNKENTGSKPPLGQRDAPSVQARSQLPVTTAESPSLDRKSFSPGVLGDRKCGSPSVLRKFGAMLQENEGKTLTESGVVSHQASVPEAKCPTPGCQRRAFGAAGAAGRVPMRVPSQKTQPDSNVLTAEVEASQEWGLVLDSGRPSYKDQRGCYNSSKGSHPSPQQAQRRSQVPGSPKMRPRANSGAERDGGFAQGEKARKPALQHADSKMDYRASSASPGAQRIQRGQELPACGLLRDEGLIELLDMLEIQHEYSSSPRTVYTAYRQESQQVHSSELSTAKPQKTFSRPARPANQRPPSRWASRTPTARITAPSGPIYCPPSPLIRTPSPMSRSPSPALKHRPLISYSLQAETVIM; encoded by the exons ATGGCAGCCATTGATTTGGAGGTTGGGCTGCAGCGCAGAGGCCGGGGATGGGGGCAGGAGAGGCCAGATCTGATGGACAACTTCGACTCAGAGATGCAGGAGTGGGAGGATCAGCTGCAGGACATCCAGAGGAAAATTGAAGAG ctgTACAATGAAGTCCAAGCCCGCAGAGGAGCAAACGACAGCACTACTGACAACCAGAAAAATGGCAGCTCGTTGGAGTGTGGGCTCGGGCACCATGGCAACGGCCTTTTTGCGCCCGGCCACCACAGCGTGAATCACCCAGGAGATGTAGCCGTGCCACATCGCTATAGCAACAGCTGCAATTATAGTCCCAACGGGTACAGCTACCCCGGGAGTCATCAGAATGGCTACGGTCACTGCCGCTCCAACGGGGTCTCAGAGATCGGAGACTTACTGCAGGACTATTTAGGCAAAGGGACACAGATGAGCCGGAAGAACAATGGAGCTCGCCATGTG CACTTCAGTGACACAATCAAGGTGAACCAGGGCATCTCTGCACACCAGGATGAGACGAGGAGAAGATCTAGAAATCAAAG GCTTGGGCAAGAGCAGGTTTTGGGCAGTTTTGAGGAAACTGAAAACAGGAAGAACCAAGTGTCTTACATGAAGAACTCCCCCTGCAGAGAGAGTTCCCCCAACAAGGAAAACACAGGCTCAAAGCCCCCTCTTGGACAGCGGGATGCTCCTTCTGTACAAGCACGCTCACAGCTGCCGGTCACAACAGCTGAGTCTCCCTCTCTGGACAGGAAGTCCTTCAGTCCAGGAGTCCTGGGAGACAGAAAGTGCGGCAGCCCCTCGGTTCTCAGGAAGTTTGGAGCCATGCTTCAGGAGAACGAGGGCAAAACGCTTACAGAATCTGGAGTTGTGAGCCATCAGGCGTCAGTCCCAGAGGCAAAGTGTCCCACTCCTGGCTGTCAGCGCAGAGCTTTTGGAGCCGCTGGAGCGGCCGGCAGAGTGCCCATGCGTGTGCCTAGTCAGAAAACCCAACCAGATTCCAACGTGCTGACAGCAGAGGTAGAAGCCAGCCAAGAGTGGGGTTTGGTATTAGACTCTGGGAGGCCGAGCTACAAGGATCAAAGAGGATGCTATAACAGTTCTAAAGGATCTCATCCTAGTCCCCAGCAGGCCCAGAGGAGATCACAGGTTCCGGGTAGCCCAAAGATGAGACCCAGGGCTAACAGTGGGGCTGAAAGAGATGGAGGGTTTGCTCAAGGGGAGAAGGCGAGAAAGCCTGCACTCCAACACGCTGACTCCAAAATGGACTACAGAGCCTCAAGTGCTTCCCCAGGAGCTCAGAGGATCCAGAGGGGACAAGAGTTGCCAGCTTGTGGCCTTTTGAGGGACGAGGGACTTATTGAACTGCTTGACATGCTCGAGATCCAACACGAGTACAGCTCCAGTCCCAGAACAGTATACACCGCATACCGACAGGAGTCCCAGCAG GTCCATTCGAGTGAGCTGTCCACAGCCAAACCCCAGAAGACTTTCTCTCGTCCCGCACGGCCGGCCAACCAGCGACCTCCCTCCAGATGGGCCAGCCGCACCCCTACTGCCAGAATCACTGCCCCGTCAGGCCCAATTTACTGCCCTCCGAGCCCCTTGATCCGCACCCCCAGCCCCATGAGTAGATCCCCAAGCCCTGCACTGAAGCACCGGCCTCTTATT